The following coding sequences are from one Nicotiana tabacum cultivar K326 chromosome 1, ASM71507v2, whole genome shotgun sequence window:
- the LOC107779142 gene encoding RHOMBOID-like protein 2, giving the protein MMSNRDLERGGGTKSRNGTLYPPPTSAYYVENSESQWTSWLVPMIVVANVAMFIVIMFVNNCPSNISDSFNSRGRKCVARFLGRLSFQPLQENPLFGPSSNTLQKLGALEWNKVVNEHEGWRLFTCIWLHAGVVHLLANMLSLVFIGIRLEQQFGFVRVGIIYLLSGIGGSVLSCLFLQRSISVGASGALFGLLGAMLSELLTNWTIYTNKAAALFTLIIIIAINLAVGLLPHVDNYAHIGGFMSGFLLGFVLLLRPQFGWLERQHLPAEARLKSKFKVYQYILLLIASILLIVGFTVGLVMLFRGVKANEHCNWCRYLSCLRTSRWNCDN; this is encoded by the exons ATGATGAGTAACAGAGATCTAGAGAGGGGAGGAGGAACAAAATCAAGAAATGGGACATTATATCCTCCACCAACATCAGCTTATTATGTGGAGAATTCTGAATCACAGTGGACATCTTGGTTGGTTCCAATGATTGTGGTTGCAAATGTAGCCATGTTTATTGTAATCATGTTTGTTAACAATTGTCCAAGTAATATTAGTGACAGTTTTAACAGCAGAGGCAGAAAATGTGTTGCAAGATTCCTTGGGAGGCTTTCTTTTCAACCCCTTCAGGAAAATCCTCTTTTTGGACCCTCTTCTAACAC ACTACAGAAACTGGGAGCTCTAGAATGGAATAAAGTAGTGAACGAGCATGAAGGCTGGAGACTTTTCACTTGTATCTGGTTACATGCCGGTGTTGTTCATTTGCTTGCCAACATGTTGAGTCTGGTTTTCATTGGGATTCGCCTTGAGCAGCAGTTTGGATTTG TCCGTGTAGGGATTATCTACCTTTTGTCTGGAATTGGTGGGAGCGTTCTTTCTTGCCTTTTCCTTCAACGCAGCATCTCTGTTGgagcttctggtgctctatttgGACTTCTTGGAGCTATGTTATCAGAGCTGCTTACTAACTGGACTATATATACCAATAAG GCTGCAGCTCTTTTCACTCTTATTATCATCATCGCGATTAACTTAGCTGTTGGTCTTCTTCCTCACGTTGATAACTATGCCCATATTGGAGGTTTCATGAGTGGTTTTCTTCTTGGCTTTGTTCTGCTACTACGGCCTCAGTTTGGTTGGCTCGAAAGGCAACATCTTCCAGCTGAAGCTCGCCTCAAGTCCAAGTTCAAAGTTTACCAATATATTCTCCTACTGATTGCCTCGATTTTGTTGATTGTTGG ATTCACAGTGGGATTGGTGATGCTATTTAGAGGTGTAAAGGCAAACGAGCATTGCAATTGGTGTCGTTATTTAAGCTGTTTGCGTACATCAAGATGGAACTGTGATAACTAA
- the LOC107812665 gene encoding 2S seed storage albumin protein-like: MAKVMILGAISLAILFMAITVSSSRTISITVSEEVENQQSRRCQQQIQQAQQLRSCQQYLRQRSQSSEEEEADQSRGDIQRCCQQLQQIQDPQCRCEGLRQVVQQEQQRGELQGRERQQMLQTAQNLPGLCRVSPQRCEIQTRSWF; the protein is encoded by the exons ATGGCTAAAGTAATGATTCTTGGAGCCATTTCTTTAGCCATACTTTTCATGGCAATCACTGTTTCTAGCTCCCGTACCATCAGCATCACTGTTTCTGAAGAGGTTGAGAACCAGCAGTCCCGTCGCTGCCAGCAACAAATCCAACAG GCACAGCAGCTACGTTCTTGCCAGCAGTATCTGAGGCAGAGAAGCCAATCTTCTGAGGAAGAAGAGGCCGACCAAAGCCGCGGCGACATACAACGTTGCTGTCAGCAGCTGCAACAGATCCAAGATCCACAATGCCGTTGCGAGGGACTAAGGCAAGTGGTGCAACAGGAGCAGCAGCGCGGAGAATTGCAGGGAAGAGAAAGACAACAAATGCTTCAGACTGCTCAGAATCTCCCTGGTTTATGCCGTGTAAGTCCTCAGCGATGTGAAATCCAAACCCGCAGCTGGTTTTAA
- the LOC142161942 gene encoding uncharacterized protein LOC142161942: protein MRLINRYYEINNRLIYYRIRLIVGPWILTFSDDNGDLQKRKLGKEDDLRTLRFKDKSDKVADPTAASVMLDSSHPFCLHPSDSPGMVLVSSIFDGKGYGGWRKGILIALSAKNKLGFINGSFPQPKISSDSFKPWTRCNDMVISWVLNSLSKEIAESVLYSKTARDIWTELEERFGQSNGYYTKLKRLWDELDSLDITQHCTCDCSCGGKEKHYKSQQDGRLIQFLMGLNDAYAAARSILLMLSPLPSVNHAYSLMIRDEKQREQSYPVGRKYSPDKKQNKKAKKGNQFCAYCKKQNHSIENCYRLIGFPADFKFTKSNKKISGPRSNATVSVEDLGSSSITSRAQPMTQDQLYSLYQLLQTVKLGTQTDQPTDDTISANCAGISFPSPSSKTYINISLNSVSWILDSGASEHMTSNLALLFNVQHLPKPVYVTLPNSAKAPSLKRPVVLGKVSRGIYVFNSALPSQVKPRVVISSLIKAISHSACNQNATTLSSSSTLCSGEVSSNVRLWHHRLGHMPFSNMKCISSISLPSTESSINRCDICAKARQAKLSFPYSSITSKHIFDLIHMDTWEPYHTPTYDGYRYFLTIVDDYSRGT, encoded by the exons ATGAGACTTATAAATCGctattatgaaattaataatcGACTTATATATTACCGAATACGACTTATTGTTGGACCATGGATTTTGACTTTCTCAGATGATAATGGTGATTTGCAGAAGAGAAAGTTGGGTAAAGAAGATGACCTAAGGACACTAAGGTTCAAAGACAAG agcgatAAG GTGGCTGATCCTACTGCTGCCTCAGTCATGCTTGATTCATCTCATCCCTTCTGCCTCCACCCATCAGATTCTCCTGGGATGGTGCTTGTTAGCTCCATTTTTGATGGAAAAGGTTATGGAGGGTGGCGAAAGGGCATTCTCATTGCCTTGTCAGCCAAAAACAAACTTGGATTTATTAATGGTTCCTTTCCTCAACCCAAAATTTCATCAGACTCTTTCAAGCCATGGACAAGGTGTAACGACATGGTCATCTCTTGGGTTTTGAACTCCCTCTCTAAAGAAATTGCTGAGAGTGTGCTTTATTCCAAAACTGCTAGGGACATTTGGACTGAGCTTGAGGAGCGCTTTGGGCAGAGCAATG GATATTATACCAAGCTGAAACGACTTTGGGATGAGTTAGACAGCTTGGACATTACACAGCATTGTACCTGTGATTGTTCATGTGGAGGAAAGGAGAAACACTACAAGTCTCAGCAAGATGGGAGACTTATTCAATTTCTCATGGGGCTCAATGATGCCTATGCTGCAGCTAGGAGCATCTTGCTTATGCTGTCTCCATTACCTTCAGTTAACCATGCTTATTCCCTCATGATCAGGGATGAGAAACAAAGGGAA CAGTCTTATCCAGTTGGTCGCAAATACTCTCCTGATAAGAAGCAAAACAAAAAGGCAAAGAAGGGAAATCAGTTCTGTGCTTATTGCAAGAAACAAAATCACAGCATAGAGAACTGTTATAGGTTGATTGGGTTTCCTGCTGATTTCAAATTTACCAAGTCCAACAAAAAGATTTCTGGACCTAGAAGCAATGCAACTGTCTCAGTTGAAGATTTAGGATCTTCATCTATCACCTCAAGAGCACAACCAATGACCCAAGATCAATTATACAGTCTATACCAGTTGCTTCAGACTGTCAAACTTGGTACTCAGACAGATCAGCCTACTGATGACACAATTTCTGCAAATTGTGCTGGTATCTCCTTCCCTTCTCCttcttctaaaacctatattAATATCTCTTTAAATTCAGTGTCCTGGATACTAGACTCAGGAGCTTCAGAACACATGACTTCCAATTTGGCACTCCTATTTAATGTGCAGCATCTTCCTAAACCTGTATATGTCACCTTGCCTAACTCAGCCAAG GCCCCTTCACTGAAGAGGCCAGTGGTGCTTGGTAAAGTCAGTCGAGGGATCTATGTTTTCAACTCTGCTCTTCCAAGTCAAGTCAAGCCTAGAGTAGTCATTTCTAGTTTAATCAAGGCTATTAGCCATTCTGCTTGTAATCAAAATGCTACTACACTAAGTTCTTCTTCTACTTTATGTTCAGGAGAAGTTTCTTCTAATGTAAGACTTTGGCACCATAGATTGGGCCATATGCCATTTTCTAATATGAAATgcatttcttctatttctttacCATCTACTGAATCTTCCATTAATCGTTGTGATATTTGTGCAAAAGCTAGGCAAGCTAAATTATCTTTCCCTTATAGTTCTATCACTTCTAAGCATATATTTGATCTCATACATATGGACACATGGGAACCTTACCACACTCCCACTTATGATGGTTATAGATACTTCCTTACTATTGTTGATGATTATAGTAGAGGAACATGA
- the LOC107779141 gene encoding replication factor C subunit 2, translating into MASSSTTTPSGPEIPWVEKFRPTKVSDIVGNEDAVARLQVIARDGNMPNLILAGPPGTGKTTSILALAHELLGPNYKEAVLELNASDDRGIDVVRNKIKMFAQKKVTLPPGRHKVIILDEADSMTSGAQQALRRTMEIYSNSTRFALACNTSSKIIEPIQSRCALVRFARLSDQEILGRLMAVVDAEKVPYVPEGLEAIIFTADGDMRQALNNLQATHSGFGFVNQENVFKVCDQPHPLHVKNMVRNVLEGKFDDACAGLKALYDLGYSPTDIITTLFRIIKNYDMAEYVKLEFMKETGFAHMRICDGVGSYLQMCGLLAKLSLVRETAKAA; encoded by the exons ATGGCCTCTTCTTCTACGACGACACCGTCAGGCCCAGAAATCCCATGGGTAGAGAAGTTTCGACCCACAAAGGTATCGGACATCGTAGGCAACGAAGATGCTGTCGCCAGACTCCAAGTTATTGCTCGTGATGGCAACATGCCCAATCTTATCTTAGCC GGTCCTCCTGGTACTGGCAAAACCACTAGTATATTGGCTCTTGCTCATGAACTTCTGGGGCCAAACTATAAGGAGGCTGTTTTGGAGCTAAATGCATCAGATGATAG AGGCATCGATGTTGTCAGAAACAAAATCAAGATGTTTGCTCAGAAGAAAGTTACTCTACCCCCCGGGCGGCACAAAGTAATTATTTTGGACGAGGCTGACAG catGACATCTGGAGCTCAGCAAGCACTGAGGAGGACAATGGAAATATACTCGAACTCCACTCGCTTTGCTCTCGCCTGCAACACTTCTTCTAAGATTATCGAGCCTATTCAAAGTAGATGTGCCCTGGTCCGATTTGCAAGATTATCTGACCAAGAGATCCTTGGACGCCTTATGGCCGTGGTTGATGCAGAAAAG GTTCCTTATGTACCCGAAGGTCTTGAGGCTATTATATTTACTGCTGATGGAGATATGAGACAGGCATTAAATAACTTACAAGCAACACACAGTGGATTTGGTTTTGTCAACCAAGAGAATGTTTTCAAG GTTTGTGACCAGCCCCATCCGTTGCATGTGAAAAATATGGTCCGGAATGTCCTTGAAGGGAAATTTGATGATGCTTGCGCGGGTTTAAAGGCTCTATATGACCTGGGCTATTCCCCCACGGATATTATCACAACCCTCTTCCGAATTATAAAGAACTATGACATGGCGGAATATGTAAAACTGGAGTTCATGAAG GAAACTGGTTTTGCCCACATGAGGATCTGCGATGGGGTTGGTTCGTATCTCCAGATGTGCGGTTTGCTGGCTAAACTATCATTGGTTCGAGAAACGGCTAAGGCTGCATAA